From Planctomycetota bacterium, a single genomic window includes:
- a CDS encoding glycosidase: MAPTFARCPANPIVTPGLFPWRMATVFNPGVLYEDGRFFLYERAAGSLRPFICSIGLLESADGVRFRHASDQPVFTPEMAGSRHGSVQDPRVVKLGDTYYMTYAFRPYAWHCYPTGLGVPESHQPEIAGVRFTPEENQTRSGIAVSRDRVHWEHLAWATPPELDDRDVILFPEKIGGRFAILRRPLRFVGTDTGHGGDLPAIRISFSDDLLSWTPPEVIALPEQAWEGNRIGGSTPPIRTEAGWLVLYHGVEDLYPTTRRVCYRVGAMLLDLADPRRVLARTRRPLMEPEAYYEKFGLYIPNVIFPTGNVVKDGLLWLYYGVCDTAIALATVPLDELVEHLLAKRR, from the coding sequence ATGGCCCCCACGTTTGCCCGCTGCCCGGCGAATCCCATCGTCACGCCCGGCCTCTTTCCCTGGCGGATGGCTACGGTGTTCAACCCCGGGGTGCTCTATGAGGACGGGCGGTTCTTCCTCTACGAGCGCGCGGCGGGCAGCCTGCGGCCCTTCATCTGTTCGATTGGCCTGCTGGAGAGCGCCGACGGCGTGCGCTTCCGTCACGCCAGCGATCAGCCCGTCTTCACACCCGAAATGGCCGGCAGCCGCCACGGCAGCGTGCAGGACCCGCGCGTGGTGAAGCTCGGCGACACGTACTACATGACCTATGCCTTCCGCCCCTACGCCTGGCACTGCTACCCGACCGGCCTGGGCGTGCCCGAGTCGCACCAGCCCGAGATCGCCGGCGTGCGCTTCACGCCCGAGGAGAACCAGACCCGCAGCGGCATCGCCGTCTCGCGCGACCGCGTGCACTGGGAGCACCTGGCTTGGGCCACCCCGCCCGAGCTGGACGACCGCGATGTGATCCTGTTTCCCGAGAAGATCGGCGGCCGCTTCGCCATCCTCCGCCGTCCGCTCCGCTTCGTCGGCACCGACACGGGGCACGGCGGCGACCTGCCCGCCATCCGCATCAGCTTCTCCGACGACCTGCTGAGCTGGACCCCGCCTGAGGTCATCGCCCTGCCCGAGCAGGCGTGGGAGGGCAACCGCATCGGCGGCTCCACGCCCCCGATCCGCACGGAGGCGGGCTGGCTTGTGCTCTACCATGGCGTCGAGGACCTGTATCCCACCACGCGCCGCGTGTGCTATCGGGTGGGGGCCATGCTTCTGGACCTGGCCGACCCCCGCAGAGTCCTCGCCCGCACCCGTCGCCCTCTCATGGAGCCCGAGGCCTACTACGAGAAGTTCGGACTCTACATCCCCAACGTCATCTTCCCCACCGGCAACGTCGTGAAGGACGGCTTGCTGTGGCTCTACTACGGCGTGTGCGACACCGCCATTGCCCTGGCCACCGTGCCGCTCGATGAGCTGGTCGAGCACCTGCTGGCCAAGCGGCGCTAA
- a CDS encoding PQQ-binding-like beta-propeller repeat protein, translated as MAKEVLQAAMLKTGLAFHIGCGRAESPGLTAALAEQGLVVHGLALDEAAAARARKAIEAKNLAGRAMVECVAPKPLPYLNDLANLVVVEDLAALAAAGVTRDELLRVLAPGGKLCILEAGKWAATMKPRPQEMDDWSHPQHGPDGNMVSADKAFRFPIGFRWIDGVPMNLVRWAGVRGWVVANGRCFTLSSTQLENVGLREKPHYLVARDAWNGLPLWKINCETTDDGSYLTWTNAGPLAADDARVYAVKRDKAIAVHAATGEIAYTCPNRFPPCRLLVAEGLLVCSCWQERDFSQAPWHSFDKPKEKDPNDPTKEIAKPPRPSLWSTWIAKSGAGALEAYDAATGAARWSLPFAADTMVAADGVLYGIVQIGNPPSEHQLVAIGLKDGKERWRTSSAKLGPEADFQLNVAGPGYVIVARRKANAILAFSAKDGTLLWQTPSGAHWTPVVDGLVWVGNRKLDPLTGETRGNLAHGVGGQGCTPSAIVNDVLTQSRGCSYVQLPPDNDPARGRAEGLRYDGARGGCMEGMVPANGMFYTAQNNCGCAPGHVYGFLAMGPSGAWPKADDFAKARPVEKGPAFGAVEETSVGVADWPLFLGNAARSSASAAQLPESLKEAWRTQVASPGDGLLGTTWRSRLESPLSAPTAAYGMVFVAKTDAGQVVALDAATGKPAWRFWAGGRIDTPPTLHRGLALFGCHDGYVYALRAQDGALAWRTRVAPWERRMVVHGQIESVWPAVGTVLVHDGVLFANAGRTSESDGGIALVALDPATGNPLWGGAVAPGPLRQNDLLRVSDGKLLWQHVPIDPRTGAADLKAPVPKGASQGGLMDGTWTVLGKRRAGNAFATGNVRADLLAWNDALVATPQAAIPQEAQKPASELEEKPAPAKGWNAALPANAQVEALGLAANAAIYAGRLRSGAEGRAAGFLLVLSAADGRKRAEFALAAPPTFEGIAVAGDRLFVALQDGSLVCFGKP; from the coding sequence ATGGCGAAGGAGGTCCTTCAGGCTGCGATGCTGAAGACGGGCCTGGCCTTCCACATCGGCTGCGGGCGGGCAGAGTCGCCCGGCCTCACGGCGGCGCTGGCTGAGCAGGGCCTGGTGGTGCACGGCCTGGCCCTCGACGAGGCGGCCGCCGCCCGCGCGCGCAAGGCCATCGAGGCGAAGAACCTGGCCGGCCGCGCGATGGTCGAGTGCGTGGCCCCCAAGCCGCTGCCCTATCTCAACGACCTGGCGAACCTCGTGGTGGTCGAGGACCTGGCGGCCCTTGCCGCCGCAGGCGTGACCCGCGACGAACTGCTCCGCGTCCTCGCCCCAGGCGGCAAGCTGTGCATTCTCGAAGCCGGCAAGTGGGCGGCAACCATGAAGCCCCGGCCGCAGGAGATGGACGACTGGAGCCACCCGCAGCACGGCCCCGACGGCAACATGGTGTCGGCCGACAAGGCGTTCAGGTTCCCCATCGGCTTCCGCTGGATTGACGGCGTGCCGATGAACCTCGTGCGCTGGGCAGGCGTGCGCGGCTGGGTGGTGGCCAACGGCCGCTGCTTCACCCTCAGCTCGACCCAGCTCGAAAACGTCGGCCTCCGCGAGAAGCCCCACTACCTGGTCGCGCGCGACGCCTGGAACGGCCTGCCGCTCTGGAAGATCAACTGCGAGACGACCGACGACGGCTCGTACCTCACCTGGACGAACGCCGGGCCGCTCGCGGCCGACGACGCCCGTGTCTACGCCGTGAAGCGGGACAAGGCCATCGCCGTCCACGCGGCCACGGGCGAGATCGCCTACACCTGCCCCAACCGGTTCCCGCCCTGCCGCCTCCTGGTCGCCGAGGGCCTGCTTGTGTGCTCGTGCTGGCAGGAGCGCGACTTCTCGCAGGCGCCCTGGCACAGCTTCGACAAGCCGAAGGAGAAGGACCCGAACGACCCCACGAAGGAGATCGCCAAGCCGCCGCGGCCCTCCCTGTGGTCCACCTGGATCGCCAAGAGCGGCGCGGGCGCGCTCGAGGCCTACGACGCGGCCACGGGCGCGGCCCGGTGGTCGCTGCCCTTCGCCGCCGACACAATGGTCGCGGCCGACGGCGTGCTCTACGGCATCGTGCAGATCGGCAACCCGCCCTCCGAGCACCAGCTTGTGGCCATTGGCCTCAAGGATGGCAAGGAACGCTGGCGCACGTCGAGCGCCAAGCTCGGCCCCGAGGCCGACTTCCAGCTCAACGTCGCCGGCCCCGGCTACGTGATTGTCGCCCGCCGCAAGGCCAACGCGATCCTGGCCTTCTCGGCCAAGGACGGCACGTTGCTGTGGCAGACCCCGTCGGGCGCGCACTGGACGCCTGTGGTGGACGGCCTGGTGTGGGTGGGCAACAGGAAGCTCGACCCGCTCACGGGCGAAACCCGGGGCAACCTCGCCCACGGCGTCGGCGGCCAGGGCTGCACGCCCTCGGCCATCGTCAACGACGTGCTCACCCAGAGCCGCGGCTGTTCCTACGTGCAGCTCCCGCCCGACAACGATCCCGCCAGAGGCAGAGCCGAGGGCCTGCGCTACGACGGCGCCCGCGGCGGCTGCATGGAGGGCATGGTGCCCGCCAACGGCATGTTCTACACCGCGCAGAACAACTGCGGCTGCGCGCCGGGCCACGTGTACGGCTTCCTGGCCATGGGGCCTTCGGGCGCGTGGCCGAAGGCCGACGACTTTGCCAAGGCGCGCCCGGTCGAGAAAGGCCCTGCCTTCGGCGCCGTCGAGGAGACCTCGGTCGGCGTGGCCGACTGGCCGTTGTTCCTGGGCAACGCCGCGCGCAGCAGCGCCTCGGCCGCGCAACTGCCCGAGAGCCTCAAGGAGGCGTGGAGGACCCAGGTCGCCTCGCCCGGCGACGGGTTGCTCGGCACCACATGGCGCTCGCGGCTCGAGTCGCCGCTGAGCGCGCCCACGGCGGCCTACGGCATGGTCTTCGTGGCGAAGACCGACGCGGGCCAGGTGGTCGCCCTTGACGCGGCCACGGGCAAGCCGGCCTGGCGCTTCTGGGCCGGCGGCCGCATAGACACCCCGCCCACCCTGCACCGCGGCCTGGCCCTCTTCGGCTGCCACGACGGCTACGTATACGCCCTCCGCGCGCAGGACGGCGCGCTCGCCTGGCGCACGCGCGTCGCCCCGTGGGAGCGGCGGATGGTGGTCCACGGCCAGATCGAGTCGGTGTGGCCGGCGGTTGGCACGGTCCTCGTCCACGATGGCGTGCTCTTCGCCAACGCGGGCCGCACGTCGGAGTCCGACGGCGGCATCGCCCTCGTCGCCCTCGACCCCGCCACGGGCAATCCGCTATGGGGCGGGGCCGTGGCCCCCGGGCCGCTGCGCCAGAACGACCTGCTGCGCGTGAGCGACGGCAAGCTCCTCTGGCAGCACGTGCCCATTGACCCGAGGACCGGCGCGGCCGACCTCAAGGCCCCCGTGCCCAAGGGGGCCAGCCAGGGCGGCCTGATGGACGGCACTTGGACCGTCCTCGGCAAGCGCCGCGCGGGCAACGCCTTCGCCACGGGCAACGTGCGGGCCGACCTGTTGGCCTGGAACGACGCGCTCGTGGCCACCCCCCAGGCCGCGATTCCGCAGGAGGCGCAGAAGCCGGCCAGCGAACTCGAAGAGAAGCCTGCCCCGGCGAAGGGCTGGAACGCGGCGCTGCCGGCCAACGCGCAGGTCGAGGCCCTGGGCCTCGCGGCCAACGCCGCCATCTACGCGGGACGCCTCCGGAGCGGCGCCGAGGGTCGGGCGGCCGGCTTCCTCCTCGTGCTCTCGGCGGCCGATGGCAGGAAGCGGGCCGAGTTCGCCCTCGCGGCCCCGCCAACGTTTGAGGGCATCGCCGTCGCAGGCGACCGCCTCTTCGTCGCCCTACAGGACGGCTCGCTCGTGTGCTTCGGCAAACCCTGA
- a CDS encoding LEPR-XLL domain-containing protein yields MSHPSPSARPRQPRRLALEALEPRCLLSANITFAAGLLSVVGDAASDWIQVTDNGDGSAIVAVPSDPANAAPVLYVGVTDILIQTGDGNNRVDYRLDAAAVPSGLFAPANATIQAGLGKDTLYINLFLPAVQNVLGQAVDLAVDLVGGKNILQFWADGALPGVGEFAGLVNLNLLGGISKDSANLSFSDLYTNVTIDTLGVGGKDSLLMDYSGVPVGMPSPLTVRMSEGKDVFRLSASSPIPGDPASDGLLIAFDGLGGSDSCSMSFFDIFASVLLDMGLGNDSVAISYNGLAGSGFSSVLADLGEGKDKFTLTASSPLPLVPPGTGLFVSLDSQTSLSASLSFTDVASQVLINGDLGSDKVALRYRGVPDNSFVIADLGEGKNSFTLDARANPLDLPGIAPGALDVQVLGGNVSNTASLSFYHVFPSILVDVGEGNDGTYITIDGLPVGFTAPINVAMANGKNVFQILAKGDPPAGPPLGARGGLSLNLTGGFGSDIASMSFFDVWTDVTANLGDGPNSANIRLDAPVSLANGGAGVLGANTLFVTGGVSSDLFNLTLGSPAGTAGAVAALGSLAAFLDAGGGPNTVNLTVGGDVALGQDIAVTVFTGAGNDLLSLISRSIFCDGSVRLAADLGAGFDLFNGLVVADVNPTGLVDVAVGLGASTDDCNLQYRGQINGDVKLLVDGADGNDTIQAYIIPTVGSVGTLQAELYGGLNNDNLSFLMWGLQGQLPALTTNLLVDGGPNFDIGWVVNGVPVLNIEELHIAPAP; encoded by the coding sequence ATGTCGCACCCGTCTCCCTCCGCCCGCCCGCGCCAGCCCCGCCGCCTGGCGCTCGAGGCTCTCGAGCCCCGCTGCCTCCTGAGTGCGAACATCACCTTCGCGGCCGGCCTGCTCTCGGTCGTCGGCGATGCCGCCAGCGACTGGATTCAGGTGACCGACAACGGCGACGGCTCCGCCATCGTCGCCGTGCCCAGCGACCCCGCCAACGCGGCGCCGGTCCTCTACGTCGGCGTCACCGACATCCTGATCCAGACCGGCGACGGCAACAACCGCGTGGACTACCGCCTCGACGCCGCGGCCGTGCCCTCGGGCCTCTTCGCCCCCGCCAATGCCACCATTCAGGCCGGCCTGGGCAAGGATACCCTCTACATCAACCTGTTCCTCCCCGCCGTCCAGAACGTTCTCGGGCAGGCGGTGGACCTGGCCGTGGACCTGGTGGGGGGGAAGAACATCCTCCAGTTCTGGGCCGACGGCGCCTTGCCCGGCGTGGGCGAGTTCGCCGGGCTGGTGAACCTGAACCTCCTGGGCGGCATCAGCAAGGACAGCGCGAACCTGAGCTTCTCAGACCTCTACACCAACGTGACCATTGACACCCTCGGCGTGGGCGGCAAGGACAGCCTGCTGATGGACTACAGCGGCGTGCCCGTGGGCATGCCGTCGCCCCTCACGGTGCGCATGAGCGAGGGCAAGGATGTATTCCGCCTCTCGGCCTCGTCGCCCATCCCCGGCGACCCCGCCTCCGACGGGCTTCTCATCGCCTTCGACGGCCTGGGCGGCAGCGACTCGTGCTCGATGTCCTTCTTCGACATCTTCGCGAGCGTTCTGCTCGACATGGGCCTGGGCAACGACTCCGTGGCGATCTCCTACAACGGGCTCGCGGGCAGCGGCTTCTCCAGCGTGCTGGCCGACCTGGGCGAGGGCAAAGACAAGTTCACCCTGACGGCCTCGTCGCCGCTGCCGCTCGTGCCGCCGGGCACGGGGCTGTTTGTGAGCCTCGACAGCCAGACCAGCCTCTCCGCCTCGCTGTCATTCACCGACGTGGCGAGCCAGGTGCTCATCAACGGCGACCTCGGCAGCGACAAGGTCGCGCTGCGGTACCGAGGCGTGCCCGACAACAGCTTCGTCATCGCCGACCTGGGCGAGGGCAAGAACTCGTTCACCCTCGACGCTCGCGCCAACCCCCTCGACCTGCCGGGGATCGCGCCCGGCGCCCTCGATGTCCAGGTGCTCGGCGGCAACGTGTCCAACACGGCGAGCCTGTCCTTCTACCACGTCTTCCCCAGCATCCTGGTGGACGTGGGGGAGGGCAACGACGGCACCTACATCACGATTGACGGCCTGCCCGTCGGGTTCACGGCGCCGATCAACGTCGCCATGGCCAACGGCAAGAACGTCTTCCAGATTCTCGCCAAGGGCGATCCGCCCGCCGGTCCGCCGCTGGGCGCGCGCGGCGGCCTGTCGCTCAACCTCACGGGCGGCTTCGGTTCCGACATCGCCTCGATGTCCTTCTTCGACGTCTGGACCGATGTCACGGCCAACCTGGGCGACGGCCCGAACAGCGCGAACATCCGGCTCGACGCGCCCGTGAGCCTGGCCAACGGCGGCGCCGGAGTCCTCGGGGCCAACACGCTCTTCGTGACGGGCGGCGTGAGCAGCGACCTGTTCAACCTCACCCTCGGCTCGCCCGCCGGCACGGCCGGCGCCGTGGCCGCGCTCGGCTCCCTCGCCGCCTTCCTCGACGCCGGCGGCGGCCCTAACACCGTCAACCTCACCGTCGGCGGCGACGTGGCCCTGGGCCAGGACATTGCGGTCACCGTCTTCACCGGCGCCGGCAACGACCTCCTCAGCCTCATCTCGCGCTCCATCTTCTGCGACGGCTCGGTGCGCCTCGCCGCCGACCTGGGCGCCGGCTTCGACCTGTTCAATGGCCTCGTCGTTGCCGACGTCAACCCCACCGGCCTCGTGGACGTGGCGGTGGGCCTGGGCGCCAGCACCGACGACTGCAACCTGCAATACCGCGGCCAGATCAACGGCGACGTGAAGCTGCTCGTGGACGGCGCCGACGGCAACGACACGATCCAGGCCTACATCATCCCCACGGTCGGCAGCGTGGGCACGCTCCAGGCCGAACTCTACGGCGGCCTCAACAACGACAACCTCTCGTTCCTGATGTGGGGCCTCCAGGGCCAGTTGCCTGCCCTCACCACCAATCTGCTGGTGGACGGCGGCCCCAACTTCGACATCGGCTGGGTCGTCAACGGAGTTCCCGTGCTGAACATCGAGGAACTGCACATCGCCCCCGCGCCGTAA
- a CDS encoding DUF6298 domain-containing protein produces the protein MSATLWACGLGVLAALTAGEAGAAGERPPASGPLRIHPANPRYFADASGKAVLLVGSHTWNNLLDMGVTDPPPQFDFNAYLDWMVKLDHNFIRLWAWELPSWDPSANNQSWSQRKRYFAAPQPWLRTGPGHARDGKPKFDLDKFNPDYFERLRARVEAAGQRGFYVSIMLFEGWCMQFIADAWANHPFNPANNVNGVNGDPNGDGKGLEVHELSVKAVTAVQEAYVRKVIDTVNDLDNVLYEISNENHPPSTEWQHHLIRFIKDYERAKPKQHPVGMTFQYRGGSNQTLFDSPADWVSPNPDGGYRDDPPPADGKKVVLNDTDHLWGIGGNQAWVWKSFLRGHNPLFMDPYDGRILGGRFEAKYEPVRRSMGYALKLARRLDLAALTPQGALASSKYCLANAGKAYLAYAPEGKVTADLSAAKGSLSVEWLDVKTGNTEKAGSVRGGASRELTAPFQGEAILLLTATGP, from the coding sequence ATGTCGGCAACGCTGTGGGCTTGCGGACTCGGGGTCCTGGCCGCGCTCACAGCGGGCGAGGCCGGTGCCGCCGGGGAGCGGCCGCCCGCCAGCGGGCCGCTCCGCATCCACCCCGCCAACCCGCGCTACTTCGCCGACGCCAGCGGCAAGGCCGTCCTCCTCGTCGGGTCCCACACCTGGAACAACCTGCTCGACATGGGCGTCACCGACCCGCCGCCCCAGTTCGACTTCAACGCCTACCTCGACTGGATGGTGAAGCTCGACCACAACTTCATCCGCCTCTGGGCCTGGGAGTTGCCGTCCTGGGACCCCAGCGCCAATAACCAATCGTGGAGCCAGCGCAAGCGCTACTTCGCCGCGCCCCAGCCGTGGCTCCGCACTGGGCCGGGCCACGCGCGCGACGGCAAGCCGAAGTTCGACCTCGACAAGTTCAACCCCGACTACTTCGAGCGGCTCCGCGCGCGTGTCGAGGCCGCGGGCCAGCGCGGCTTCTATGTCTCCATCATGCTCTTCGAAGGCTGGTGCATGCAGTTCATCGCCGACGCCTGGGCCAACCACCCGTTCAACCCCGCGAACAACGTTAACGGCGTCAACGGCGACCCCAATGGCGACGGCAAGGGGCTCGAGGTCCACGAGTTGAGCGTCAAGGCGGTCACCGCCGTCCAGGAGGCATACGTCCGCAAAGTCATTGACACCGTGAACGACCTCGATAACGTCCTCTACGAAATCTCCAACGAGAATCACCCGCCCTCCACCGAGTGGCAGCACCACCTGATCCGCTTCATCAAGGACTACGAGAGGGCCAAGCCGAAGCAGCACCCCGTGGGCATGACCTTCCAGTACCGGGGCGGGAGCAACCAGACGCTCTTCGACAGCCCGGCCGACTGGGTGTCGCCCAACCCCGACGGCGGCTACCGCGACGACCCGCCGCCCGCCGACGGCAAGAAGGTGGTGCTCAATGACACCGACCACCTCTGGGGCATCGGCGGCAATCAGGCCTGGGTGTGGAAGAGCTTCCTGCGCGGCCACAACCCGCTCTTCATGGACCCCTACGACGGGCGGATCCTCGGCGGGCGCTTCGAGGCCAAGTATGAGCCGGTCCGCCGCAGCATGGGCTATGCCCTGAAGCTTGCCCGCCGCCTCGACCTCGCGGCCCTGACGCCGCAGGGCGCGCTCGCCTCATCGAAGTACTGCCTCGCCAACGCCGGCAAGGCGTACCTCGCCTACGCGCCCGAGGGCAAGGTGACTGCGGACCTCTCGGCCGCGAAGGGCAGCCTGAGCGTCGAATGGCTCGATGTCAAGACCGGCAACACGGAGAAGGCGGGCAGCGTCCGGGGCGGCGCATCGCGCGAACTCACCGCACCGTTCCAGGGCGAAGCCATTCTCCTCCTCACCGCCACAGGCCCATGA
- a CDS encoding DoxX family protein: MQSVMFTLLRIAIGWHFLYEGLVKLADPAWSAAGYLQNAQGPLAGAFQAIAASPAALKAVNAANVWGLTLVGAALMLGAFTRLAAAGGMLLLALYYAAYPPFFGAQAGPVEGHYLFINKNLVELLALAAVAATPRSLLLGLDQLAAALWRRRREAAPEPRPEAPRHEGPTDRELAKAVNPDPLGRRAVLANLIGVPAVGALVLAFLRKLGWRSREAETLAAHLAGKAPAQPKVDAVTSATIKSFQFPTLADLKGQVPHAKLGTLDLSRVILGGNHIGGWAHARDLIYVDALVKQYHHKWKVFETFALAEKCGVNAFLTNPVLCEIIKEYWDRGLGKIQFISDCGGSDLVTMAKKSVDFGAAACYVHGGMADAMAARKQFDQIGKVLDAIRALGVPAGVGGHKLATVKGCVEAGLKPDFWMKTLHHHRYWSGRDGKDECDNLWCDKPDETIAFMRERPEPWIAFKTLAAGAIRPQDAFRYALKNGADFLCVGMYDFQIVGDINIALEALAENQQRERPWRA, encoded by the coding sequence GTGCAAAGCGTGATGTTCACCCTGCTGCGCATCGCCATCGGCTGGCACTTCCTGTATGAGGGCCTCGTGAAACTCGCCGACCCCGCGTGGAGCGCGGCCGGCTACCTCCAGAACGCGCAAGGCCCGCTCGCCGGCGCCTTCCAGGCCATCGCAGCCAGCCCCGCGGCGCTCAAGGCGGTGAACGCGGCGAACGTGTGGGGCCTGACGCTCGTGGGCGCGGCTCTCATGCTCGGCGCCTTCACGCGCCTCGCGGCTGCGGGCGGCATGCTGCTGCTCGCGCTCTACTACGCCGCCTACCCGCCCTTCTTCGGGGCGCAGGCCGGCCCCGTAGAGGGCCACTACCTGTTCATCAACAAGAACCTCGTCGAACTCCTCGCCCTGGCCGCCGTGGCCGCGACGCCGAGGAGCCTGCTCCTCGGCCTCGACCAGCTCGCCGCGGCCCTCTGGCGGCGGCGGCGCGAGGCCGCCCCTGAGCCGCGCCCCGAGGCCCCTCGCCATGAGGGGCCGACCGACCGCGAGCTGGCGAAGGCCGTGAACCCCGACCCCCTCGGCCGCCGGGCCGTGCTGGCCAACCTCATCGGCGTGCCCGCCGTGGGCGCGCTGGTGCTGGCTTTTCTCAGGAAGCTCGGCTGGCGCAGCCGCGAGGCCGAAACCCTCGCCGCCCACCTCGCCGGCAAGGCCCCCGCGCAGCCCAAGGTGGATGCCGTGACCTCGGCGACCATCAAGTCCTTCCAGTTCCCCACGCTTGCCGATCTCAAGGGCCAGGTGCCGCACGCGAAGCTCGGCACGCTCGACCTCAGCCGCGTGATCCTCGGCGGCAACCACATCGGCGGCTGGGCGCACGCCCGCGACCTGATCTACGTGGACGCCCTGGTGAAACAGTACCACCACAAGTGGAAGGTCTTCGAGACCTTCGCGCTCGCCGAGAAGTGCGGCGTCAACGCCTTCCTCACCAACCCCGTCCTCTGCGAGATCATCAAGGAGTACTGGGACCGCGGCCTGGGCAAGATTCAGTTCATCTCCGACTGCGGCGGCAGCGACCTGGTGACGATGGCGAAGAAGTCGGTGGACTTCGGCGCCGCGGCCTGCTACGTGCACGGCGGCATGGCCGACGCCATGGCCGCCCGCAAGCAGTTCGACCAGATCGGCAAGGTGCTCGACGCCATCCGCGCCCTGGGCGTGCCCGCGGGCGTCGGCGGCCACAAGCTGGCCACCGTGAAGGGCTGCGTCGAGGCGGGCCTCAAGCCCGACTTCTGGATGAAGACCCTCCACCACCACCGCTACTGGTCAGGCCGCGACGGCAAGGACGAGTGCGACAACCTCTGGTGCGACAAGCCCGACGAGACCATCGCCTTCATGCGCGAGCGGCCCGAGCCCTGGATCGCCTTCAAGACCCTCGCCGCCGGCGCCATACGCCCGCAGGACGCCTTCCGCTACGCCCTCAAGAACGGCGCCGACTTCCTGTGCGTGGGCATGTACGACTTCCAGATCGTGGGCGACATCAACATCGCCCTCGAAGCCCTCGCCGAGAACCAGCAGCGCGAGCGGCCCTGGAGGGCGTGA
- a CDS encoding MFS transporter encodes MSEPASSADVPCRHKAVPARLSAMFFLQWATWGVYAPLMGRCYGASVAEGGLGFSEWQIGLLFGLPGTLGALLAPFIGGQLSDRYFSAERLLGVFQIAIGATLWTLPTQKLFSSWLVLTLMVSLMSAPTVSLANALAFAHLRDPKAQYARARLWGTIGWIVAGWGFAMIWLQTGIQPQWLPPFFKGVEAPDVTCRLFDAIRAGAVLSVVFGLYALTLPHTPPRRAGVDPLAFRKAFGLFRHRSFTVLMATGFVLAAVHNIYFMQTSKFLPTLGLRQADILPAMSTGQFAEILVMAVLGWMLKRLGFRWVLAIGAFAYALRFAIFGATWLPLGVIVASQSLHGVCFGCFIAAAFIYVDHLADKDIRTSAQSLIGLVLGLGPILGGLFSGKLAGLCTPEGGKLNFSPYWYTLAALSLAATLFFVACFRDESPQEEQTTS; translated from the coding sequence GTGAGCGAGCCCGCCTCATCGGCCGACGTGCCCTGCCGCCACAAGGCGGTGCCGGCCCGCCTGTCGGCGATGTTCTTCCTCCAGTGGGCCACGTGGGGCGTGTATGCGCCGCTGATGGGACGGTGCTATGGCGCATCGGTGGCCGAGGGGGGCCTGGGCTTCAGCGAGTGGCAGATCGGCCTGCTCTTCGGCCTCCCGGGCACGCTTGGGGCGTTGCTCGCGCCCTTCATCGGCGGGCAGCTCTCCGACCGCTATTTCTCTGCCGAACGGCTCCTGGGCGTGTTCCAGATCGCGATCGGCGCGACCCTGTGGACTCTGCCGACGCAGAAGCTGTTCTCGTCGTGGCTCGTGCTCACGCTGATGGTGAGTCTGATGTCGGCCCCCACCGTGTCGCTGGCGAACGCCCTGGCGTTCGCGCACCTGCGGGACCCGAAGGCGCAGTATGCCCGAGCGCGCCTCTGGGGCACGATCGGCTGGATCGTGGCGGGTTGGGGCTTCGCGATGATCTGGCTTCAGACCGGCATCCAGCCGCAATGGCTGCCGCCGTTCTTCAAGGGGGTCGAGGCGCCCGACGTCACCTGCCGCCTCTTCGACGCCATTCGCGCGGGGGCGGTGCTCTCGGTGGTGTTCGGCCTCTACGCCCTCACGTTGCCGCACACGCCGCCGAGGCGGGCGGGCGTGGACCCGCTGGCCTTCCGCAAGGCGTTCGGGCTGTTCCGCCATCGGTCGTTCACCGTGCTCATGGCCACGGGGTTCGTGCTGGCGGCGGTGCACAACATCTATTTCATGCAGACCTCGAAGTTCCTGCCCACGCTGGGGCTGCGGCAGGCCGACATCCTGCCCGCCATGAGCACGGGGCAGTTCGCCGAAATCCTGGTCATGGCGGTGCTCGGCTGGATGCTCAAGCGGCTGGGCTTCCGCTGGGTGCTGGCCATCGGCGCCTTCGCCTACGCCCTGCGGTTCGCCATCTTCGGCGCCACGTGGCTCCCGCTGGGCGTGATCGTCGCCAGCCAGTCGCTCCACGGCGTGTGCTTCGGGTGTTTCATCGCCGCGGCCTTCATCTACGTTGACCACCTGGCCGACAAGGACATCCGCACGTCGGCCCAGAGCCTCATCGGACTCGTGCTGGGCCTGGGGCCGATCCTCGGCGGCTTGTTCAGCGGCAAACTGGCGGGCCTGTGCACGCCGGAGGGGGGCAAGCTGAACTTCTCGCCCTACTGGTACACCCTCGCCGCCCTCAGCCTCGCGGCCACGCTGTTCTTCGTCGCCTGCTTCCGCGACGAATCGCCCCAGGAGGAGCAGACCACCTCGTAA